The proteins below come from a single Mucilaginibacter mali genomic window:
- a CDS encoding aldehyde dehydrogenase (NADP(+)), translating into MNGQNIIGFKYAPLQGTTFKATNPATATNLDGDFYPASAAIVNDAMQLAATAYPVYKSISKNRKAEFLRAIAAGIDALGDELIDRAMAESGLPQARLQGERGRTTAQLKMFADLVAEGSWVEAVIDEALPERQPLPRPDLRKMLVPLGPVVVFGASNFPLAFSVAGGDTASALAAGCPVVVKAHAAHPGTSALVGEAIMKAAQKTGMPDGVFSLLYDDGFTVGTALVQHDLAKAVTFTGSYKGGMALYHLAQQRPVPIPLFAEMGSINPVIFLPQALENKAEELAKQYAASITLGAGQFCTNPGLMLGVKSAGLDRFETALAEAVGAIPSATMLTGGICANYEHLAIDMLQQPGVEVIAQATSKAVKSNQALAVVTKVSAAQFLANAKLKEEVFGPYSLLVVADDIVQLTEVVASLEGQLTLTLMAENSELGGYTDLINKATDIAGRVILNGVPTGVEVCGAMQHSGPFPATTDSRFTSVGTSAIRRFVRPVSWQNWEPALLPDELKPGNPLNIWRMVNQQWTK; encoded by the coding sequence ATGAACGGACAAAACATAATCGGCTTTAAATACGCCCCTCTACAGGGCACAACCTTTAAAGCCACCAACCCGGCCACGGCAACAAATCTCGACGGTGATTTTTATCCCGCCAGCGCTGCCATAGTTAACGATGCCATGCAATTGGCCGCTACTGCCTATCCGGTATACAAAAGCATCAGCAAAAACCGTAAAGCTGAATTTCTGCGCGCGATAGCTGCCGGAATTGATGCTTTGGGTGATGAACTGATCGACCGCGCCATGGCCGAAAGCGGTTTGCCGCAAGCCCGTTTACAGGGAGAGCGTGGTCGAACCACCGCACAGCTTAAAATGTTTGCCGACCTGGTAGCCGAAGGCTCGTGGGTGGAGGCTGTGATTGATGAAGCCCTGCCCGAACGCCAGCCACTGCCCCGGCCGGATCTCCGCAAAATGCTGGTACCGCTTGGTCCGGTGGTGGTTTTTGGGGCCAGTAATTTTCCGCTGGCATTCTCAGTTGCCGGTGGCGATACGGCTTCGGCGTTGGCTGCCGGTTGCCCGGTGGTGGTAAAGGCCCATGCAGCGCATCCCGGTACCAGCGCGCTGGTTGGCGAAGCGATAATGAAGGCCGCCCAAAAAACAGGCATGCCTGATGGCGTTTTCTCTTTGTTGTATGATGATGGTTTTACGGTTGGCACGGCGCTGGTTCAGCATGATCTGGCGAAGGCGGTAACATTTACCGGTTCGTACAAGGGAGGTATGGCGCTGTATCATTTAGCACAGCAGCGCCCGGTACCTATCCCGCTTTTTGCCGAGATGGGCAGCATCAACCCAGTCATCTTTTTACCGCAGGCGTTAGAAAATAAAGCCGAAGAACTGGCTAAGCAATACGCAGCTTCTATAACTTTAGGGGCGGGACAGTTTTGTACTAACCCCGGTTTAATGCTGGGTGTTAAATCGGCGGGCTTGGATAGGTTTGAAACCGCTTTGGCGGAAGCCGTGGGCGCTATTCCATCAGCTACCATGCTTACGGGTGGCATTTGTGCTAACTATGAGCATCTGGCTATCGATATGCTTCAGCAACCGGGTGTAGAGGTGATAGCGCAGGCAACCAGTAAGGCGGTTAAAAGTAACCAGGCGTTGGCCGTAGTGACCAAGGTGAGTGCCGCGCAGTTTTTGGCTAACGCTAAACTGAAGGAGGAAGTATTTGGCCCATATTCATTACTGGTAGTGGCTGATGATATAGTGCAGTTAACTGAAGTGGTTGCATCATTAGAAGGCCAGTTAACGCTCACGCTGATGGCAGAGAACAGTGAATTAGGCGGATATACAGACCTGATAAATAAAGCGACAGATATTGCCGGTCGTGTGATATTGAACGGTGTGCCGACTGGCGTGGAGGTTTGCGGGGCCATGCAGCATAGCGGCCCCTTCCCGGCTACTACCGATAGCCGTTTTACATCTGTCGGCACATCAGCCATCAGGCGTTTTGTGCGGCCGGTAAGCTGGCAGAATTGGGAGCCGGCTTTGTTGCCCGACGAGTTGAAGCCCGGCAACCCTTTAAATATATGGCGAATGGTAAACCAGCAATGGACGAAATAA
- a CDS encoding dihydrodipicolinate synthase family protein has product MKVTWTGVIPAVTTKFTADDELDFAAFSKNIEAQIEAGINGFVIGGSLGEASTMTGEEKIALLKHSVSLSNGRVPVIFNIAEQSTKVAINLGKQALDNGADGLMLLPPLRYKADDRETVTYFTEVAKNVSLPIMIYNNPVDYAINVTLDMFAQLAEYDNIEAVKESSRDVTNITRMFNRFGNRFKILTGVDPLAMESLALGADGWLAGLVCAFPKETVAIFRLMKAGRYEEALAIYRWFLPVLELDIHPKLVQYIKLAEACTGLGTEEVRAPRLKIIGAERERVLDIINTTIANRPELPAGSWGV; this is encoded by the coding sequence ATGAAGGTAACATGGACAGGGGTGATCCCCGCGGTAACTACCAAGTTTACAGCCGATGACGAATTAGACTTCGCCGCGTTCAGCAAAAATATCGAGGCACAAATTGAAGCCGGCATCAACGGTTTTGTGATCGGCGGTTCGCTGGGCGAGGCCAGCACCATGACGGGTGAAGAAAAGATTGCCCTTTTGAAGCATAGCGTGTCGCTATCAAACGGTCGCGTCCCGGTTATCTTCAACATCGCCGAACAAAGCACAAAGGTGGCTATCAATTTAGGCAAGCAGGCTTTAGATAATGGCGCCGACGGCCTGATGCTGTTACCCCCATTGCGCTACAAGGCAGATGACCGCGAAACCGTAACCTATTTTACCGAGGTTGCCAAAAATGTTTCGCTCCCCATCATGATCTATAACAACCCGGTTGATTACGCCATCAACGTTACCCTTGATATGTTCGCCCAATTGGCCGAATACGATAATATCGAGGCTGTGAAAGAATCATCGCGCGATGTGACTAATATTACCCGTATGTTCAATCGCTTCGGTAATCGCTTTAAGATACTAACCGGTGTCGATCCATTGGCGATGGAAAGCCTGGCCCTTGGCGCCGATGGTTGGCTGGCCGGATTGGTTTGCGCGTTCCCTAAAGAAACGGTGGCCATCTTCCGTTTGATGAAGGCCGGTCGCTACGAAGAGGCGCTGGCCATTTACCGCTGGTTCCTGCCGGTGTTGGAGTTGGATATTCACCCCAAACTGGTGCAATACATTAAACTGGCCGAAGCTTGTACTGGTTTGGGCACCGAGGAAGTACGCGCGCCGCGATTGAAGATCATTGGCGCGGAGCGGGAGCGGGTGCTGGATATTATTAATACCACCATCGCTAACAGGCCGGAGTTGCCGGCGGGGAGTTGGGGTGTGTAA
- a CDS encoding AraC family transcriptional regulator has product MKVLQFTLPVAHENSVIVQEDIMAAFYPYLHRHHEAQLMWIQEGEGTLLAGTAMHPFKPGDIFMLGANQPHLFKSNPEYFAQDSNRQSRSTMIFFDPNGKLEPLFSLPEMTLLRGFIQQYAGGFKIPAAMAPAVFQQILAIREAGNVDKLTLFLQLLKTLYLANNELTPLSDVSTQQVSESEGIRIGHIYNYLMQRYDTAISLEAVAAEAHMTPQAFCRYFKKHTGQTLVTFLNRLRVNEACKKLTTSQTDGIATVAYTCGFNSLTNFNRTFKSIMGTSPRQYLDGYKAKVAE; this is encoded by the coding sequence ATGAAAGTCCTCCAATTTACCCTCCCCGTCGCGCACGAGAACTCAGTCATCGTGCAGGAAGATATCATGGCTGCCTTTTATCCCTACCTGCACCGCCATCACGAGGCACAGCTAATGTGGATACAGGAGGGCGAGGGTACCCTGCTGGCCGGCACGGCCATGCATCCCTTTAAACCCGGAGACATCTTTATGCTGGGCGCTAATCAGCCGCATTTATTTAAAAGCAATCCCGAATATTTCGCGCAGGATAGTAACAGGCAATCGCGATCGACCATGATCTTTTTCGATCCGAATGGCAAGCTGGAGCCGCTATTCAGTCTGCCCGAAATGACCTTGCTGCGTGGTTTTATACAGCAGTATGCGGGCGGTTTCAAAATACCTGCAGCTATGGCACCGGCTGTTTTTCAACAAATATTAGCTATCCGTGAAGCGGGTAATGTAGATAAGCTGACTCTCTTCCTGCAATTGCTGAAAACGCTGTATTTGGCCAATAATGAATTGACGCCCTTGTCGGATGTTAGCACCCAGCAGGTGAGCGAGAGCGAGGGGATCCGCATCGGCCATATTTATAACTACCTGATGCAGCGTTATGATACCGCCATCAGTCTGGAAGCTGTAGCCGCCGAAGCGCACATGACCCCACAAGCCTTTTGTCGTTATTTTAAAAAGCATACTGGCCAAACCCTTGTTACCTTTTTAAACCGCCTGCGCGTAAACGAAGCTTGCAAAAAACTCACCACCAGCCAAACCGATGGCATTGCCACGGTGGCCTATACCTGCGGCTTCAACAGCCTCACCAATTTTAACCGCACTTTTAAAAGCATTATGGGTACATCGCCACGGCAGTATTTGGATGGTTACAAGGCTAAAGTGGCAGAGTAA
- a CDS encoding FtsK/SpoIIIE family DNA translocase: MPVKGNQFKANTFKGDNEPRERGKPGREKPARERVEMPQFNLKDGRAIKIAGLICLVCSIFFLIAFTSYLFTWREDQSYLFPTNGGWDNIFKTGQELKNSAPDAAPVVGNWLGKLGALLANQFIYEWFGVASFIFIAVFFIIGYRLLFRVQLYSIVKTLGYAFFGLIFISLTIGFAHGFVNDYPHFLEGWFGYESNRMLDALIGQAGVGFGLIFVVLVFLVIAYNIDFKLPERKTKEVALADDLGLNTLAAEPVELEDEEISEPVEWRKNGRNHVPMENTERLQQPNVSVRPLNLEVDDEPVVPRNVDPSIQNTMRHEPVTLMPELTAEPEAGSDIPLTVETARPTPITAIEEPDTNKMAGDLVEQFGTFDPKLDLSSYRYPTLDLLENYGSNKISVNPEELEANKNKIVETLNHYNIEIDKIKATIGPTVTLYEIIPAPGVRISKIKNLEDDIALSLAALGIRIIAPMPGKGTIGIEVPNQHPEMVSMRSVLATEKWQSNTMDLPIAMGKTISNEVFIADLAKMPHLLVAGATGQGKSVGINAILVSLLYKRHPAELKFVLVDPKKVELTLFRKIERHFLAKLPDEADAVITDTKKVVNTLNSLCIEMDQRYDLLKDAGVRNLKEYNTKFVNRKLNPNEGHRFLPFIVLIVDEFADLMMTAGKEVETPIARLAQLARAIGIHLVIATQRPSVNVITGTIKANFPARLAFRVLSKIDSRTILDSGGADQLIGRGDMLLATGSDLIRLQCAFVDTPEVEKIAEFIGNQRGYPSALLLPEFLGEGETSSPKEFDPDDRDPMFEDAARLIVLHQQGSTSLIQRKLKLGYNRAGRIIDQLEAAGIVGPFEGSKARDVLYPDEYSLERHLETLAKGED, encoded by the coding sequence ATGCCGGTAAAAGGAAACCAGTTTAAAGCAAATACATTTAAGGGAGATAACGAACCAAGGGAGAGGGGCAAACCCGGCCGCGAAAAGCCGGCGCGGGAACGCGTGGAAATGCCTCAATTTAATTTAAAAGATGGCAGGGCGATAAAAATAGCCGGCTTAATTTGCCTGGTTTGCTCTATATTTTTTCTCATCGCCTTTACCAGTTACCTGTTTACCTGGCGCGAAGATCAAAGCTACCTGTTTCCCACCAATGGCGGCTGGGACAATATTTTTAAAACCGGGCAGGAACTAAAGAACAGCGCCCCTGATGCCGCCCCTGTGGTTGGCAACTGGCTGGGTAAGCTGGGCGCGCTGCTGGCCAATCAGTTTATTTATGAGTGGTTTGGCGTGGCCTCGTTCATCTTCATCGCCGTATTTTTTATTATCGGGTACCGACTGTTGTTTAGGGTGCAGTTGTATTCTATTGTTAAAACTTTGGGCTACGCCTTTTTCGGGCTGATATTTATTTCGCTGACCATTGGCTTTGCCCACGGCTTTGTGAACGATTACCCGCACTTTTTAGAGGGTTGGTTCGGCTACGAAAGTAACCGCATGTTGGACGCGCTGATCGGCCAGGCTGGTGTGGGCTTTGGGCTGATATTTGTAGTGTTGGTATTTTTGGTGATCGCCTATAACATTGATTTTAAACTGCCTGAGCGCAAGACTAAGGAAGTGGCTTTGGCCGACGACCTGGGCCTGAACACCCTCGCCGCCGAACCTGTTGAATTGGAGGACGAGGAAATATCTGAACCTGTAGAATGGCGCAAGAATGGCCGTAACCATGTGCCGATGGAGAATACCGAACGTTTGCAGCAACCAAACGTATCCGTCCGTCCGCTTAATTTAGAGGTGGATGACGAGCCGGTTGTGCCACGTAACGTTGACCCGAGCATACAAAACACCATGCGCCACGAGCCGGTTACCCTGATGCCCGAACTGACCGCCGAGCCTGAGGCCGGAAGCGATATCCCGCTAACAGTGGAAACCGCCCGCCCTACCCCGATAACCGCCATTGAGGAACCCGATACCAATAAAATGGCCGGCGACCTGGTGGAGCAATTCGGCACGTTTGACCCAAAGCTGGACCTATCAAGCTACCGCTATCCTACGCTGGATCTGTTAGAGAATTATGGCTCGAACAAGATCTCTGTTAACCCAGAAGAACTGGAAGCCAACAAGAACAAGATTGTTGAAACGCTGAACCATTATAATATCGAGATCGACAAGATCAAAGCTACTATTGGCCCGACTGTTACCTTGTACGAGATAATTCCGGCGCCGGGTGTGCGGATCTCTAAAATTAAAAATCTGGAGGATGACATCGCGCTGAGTTTGGCCGCTTTGGGCATCCGTATCATCGCGCCTATGCCGGGCAAGGGTACTATCGGTATCGAGGTGCCTAACCAGCACCCTGAAATGGTTTCGATGCGGTCGGTACTGGCTACCGAGAAGTGGCAAAGCAATACTATGGACCTGCCCATTGCCATGGGTAAAACCATCAGCAACGAGGTATTTATTGCCGACCTGGCCAAGATGCCGCACTTGCTTGTTGCCGGTGCTACCGGACAGGGTAAATCAGTAGGTATCAACGCCATCCTGGTATCATTGCTATACAAACGCCATCCAGCCGAATTGAAGTTTGTACTGGTGGATCCTAAAAAGGTGGAGTTAACCTTATTCCGCAAGATAGAGCGCCACTTTTTGGCCAAGCTACCTGATGAGGCCGATGCGGTTATTACCGATACCAAAAAGGTGGTGAATACCCTTAACTCGCTTTGTATTGAGATGGACCAGCGTTACGACCTGCTAAAAGATGCCGGCGTGCGTAACCTGAAGGAATACAACACCAAATTTGTTAACCGCAAGCTGAACCCTAACGAGGGCCACCGTTTTTTGCCATTCATCGTACTGATAGTAGACGAGTTTGCCGACCTGATGATGACCGCCGGCAAGGAAGTAGAAACGCCGATAGCCCGTTTGGCGCAGTTAGCCCGTGCCATTGGTATTCACCTGGTTATTGCTACGCAACGACCGTCTGTAAACGTAATTACGGGTACCATCAAGGCCAACTTCCCGGCGCGTCTGGCGTTCAGGGTATTATCGAAAATAGATTCGCGCACGATATTGGATTCGGGCGGCGCCGATCAGCTGATCGGTCGCGGCGATATGCTGCTGGCTACCGGCAGTGATTTGATACGCCTGCAGTGCGCCTTTGTGGATACGCCGGAAGTTGAAAAGATCGCCGAGTTTATTGGTAACCAGCGCGGTTACCCATCAGCCCTGTTACTGCCCGAATTTTTAGGCGAGGGTGAAACCAGCAGTCCTAAAGAATTTGACCCGGACGATCGCGACCCGATGTTTGAGGATGCCGCGCGTTTGATCGTATTGCATCAGCAAGGCTCTACCTCACTCATCCAGCGTAAACTGAAACTTGGCTATAACCGCGCCGGCCGCATTATTGATCAGCTAGAAGCCGCAGGCATTGTTGGCCCGTTTGAAGGCAGCAAGGCACGGGATGTGCTATATCCTGATGAGTATAGTTTAGAGCGTCATTTGGAAACTTTGGCCAAGGGGGAAGACTAA
- a CDS encoding LolA family protein has product MKKATLYIALVLSTITHAFAQQDAKAKAILSQMSARFKTYNTVKTDFTFTLDNPQAGGKQTQGGTLVTSPKSGKFKVTMFDADNKTDIEQEIISDGKTQWTYLKKDKEVQVNNAAKADEELNPSRLFTLYEHGYKYIYTGDQKLNGKTCAVIDLSPEDANKAFFKIRLFVDNVKKQLYSATMFDKGGSKYTYTLNTITPNTKVSDDTFTFDKKAHPGVEVVDLR; this is encoded by the coding sequence ATGAAAAAAGCTACCCTATATATCGCCCTTGTACTTTCAACCATTACCCACGCGTTTGCACAGCAGGATGCAAAGGCTAAAGCGATCCTGAGCCAGATGAGCGCCAGGTTTAAAACTTATAATACCGTAAAAACCGATTTTACTTTTACGTTGGATAATCCGCAGGCCGGTGGCAAGCAAACACAGGGCGGCACGCTGGTTACCAGCCCTAAAAGCGGCAAATTTAAGGTAACCATGTTTGATGCGGATAATAAGACTGACATAGAGCAGGAGATCATCAGCGATGGTAAAACACAGTGGACCTACCTGAAAAAGGACAAGGAGGTACAGGTAAACAACGCCGCCAAGGCGGACGAGGAGCTGAACCCATCGCGCTTGTTTACACTTTACGAACACGGCTACAAATACATTTACACCGGCGACCAAAAACTAAACGGCAAAACCTGCGCGGTGATAGATCTGAGTCCAGAAGATGCCAACAAAGCCTTTTTCAAGATCAGGCTGTTTGTTGATAATGTGAAGAAGCAATTGTACAGCGCCACCATGTTTGATAAGGGCGGCAGCAAGTATACTTATACGCTCAACACTATCACCCCCAATACTAAGGTGTCCGACGACACTTTTACCTTTGATAAAAAAGCGCATCCAGGGGTTGAGGTGGTGGATTTGAGGTAG
- the cdaA gene encoding diadenylate cyclase CdaA, with amino-acid sequence MLLFDINFLKLTPFDVLDIVLVAFIFYQLFNLIKGTIAANIAIGMVIVCLLYFAVQKLHMQMLTYILGNFMKVGIIALVVVFQQEIRRFLLLVGKNASFQRNRAWWQYLFGKREAEKNNYARIKPIIDACKSMKQTRTGALIVFVKYYDEQFYQNSCELLESKISKRLLESIFQKHSPLHDGAVVISGNRIKSASCILPLTDKTDLPAQFGLRHRAGIGVTEANDATAIIISEETGELSYAKQGKVKINISFAELEKLLNKDF; translated from the coding sequence ATGCTTTTGTTTGATATCAATTTCCTGAAGCTTACGCCGTTTGATGTGCTTGATATTGTGCTGGTGGCTTTTATATTTTACCAGCTCTTTAACCTGATAAAGGGTACCATTGCCGCCAACATTGCTATTGGGATGGTTATTGTTTGCCTGCTTTACTTCGCGGTGCAAAAGCTACACATGCAAATGCTTACTTACATACTGGGCAACTTTATGAAGGTGGGCATCATTGCCCTGGTGGTGGTTTTTCAGCAGGAGATCAGGCGGTTTTTACTATTGGTGGGCAAAAACGCGTCCTTTCAGCGTAACCGGGCCTGGTGGCAATACCTGTTTGGCAAGCGCGAAGCCGAAAAGAATAACTACGCCCGCATTAAACCTATTATCGATGCCTGCAAAAGCATGAAGCAAACCCGTACGGGCGCGCTTATTGTATTTGTGAAATACTACGACGAGCAGTTCTACCAAAACAGCTGCGAACTGCTGGAATCGAAAATATCCAAACGTCTGCTGGAAAGCATCTTTCAAAAGCACAGTCCGCTGCATGATGGCGCGGTGGTGATATCGGGCAACCGCATTAAATCGGCCAGTTGTATTTTGCCGTTGACGGATAAGACCGACCTCCCCGCACAATTCGGCCTGCGGCACCGCGCCGGCATTGGCGTAACCGAAGCTAACGACGCTACGGCCATTATCATCTCTGAAGAGACCGGCGAATTATCCTACGCCAAACAAGGCAAAGTGAAGATCAATATCAGCTTTGCGGAGTTAGAGAAGTTGCTGAATAAGGATTTTTAG
- a CDS encoding HAD family hydrolase — translation MPATTKAIIFDLGSVLIDWNPHHLYRKIFDDEQEMIDFLANIATMDWNEEQDMGRSLNEGTEILVKQHPTHEANIRAYYTRWEEMLGGAIEGTVEIFKQLKASGKYKIYALSNWSEETLGIAQRHYDFLNWFDGLVISGLEKTRKPFPDFYQILLNRYELQPGDVLFIDDNYRNIVAAVKLGIPSIHFVGADKLEAELKMRGVL, via the coding sequence ATGCCCGCAACCACCAAAGCCATTATATTCGACTTAGGGTCGGTACTTATCGACTGGAACCCACACCATCTTTACCGTAAGATCTTCGACGATGAACAGGAAATGATAGACTTCCTGGCCAACATAGCCACCATGGACTGGAACGAAGAACAGGACATGGGCCGCTCGCTTAATGAGGGTACCGAGATCCTGGTAAAGCAACACCCCACCCACGAAGCCAACATCCGCGCCTATTATACCCGTTGGGAAGAAATGCTGGGTGGCGCCATCGAGGGTACGGTCGAAATTTTTAAACAACTAAAAGCAAGCGGCAAGTACAAGATCTACGCCCTCAGCAACTGGTCGGAAGAAACGCTGGGTATCGCACAACGTCATTACGATTTTTTGAACTGGTTTGATGGCCTGGTGATCTCCGGCCTGGAAAAGACCCGCAAGCCATTCCCCGATTTTTACCAGATATTATTAAACCGGTATGAACTACAGCCCGGCGACGTTTTGTTCATTGATGATAATTACCGCAACATAGTAGCCGCCGTAAAGTTGGGTATACCGTCTATCCATTTTGTAGGGGCCGATAAATTGGAAGCGGAATTGAAAATGCGTGGTGTGCTGTAA
- a CDS encoding ABC transporter permease, which produces MILNYFKIAWRNLVRNKTNTIINLTGLAIGLACSLLMLLWVQSELNVDAGHANGAYLYKVYEREYLDGKVEGDYDTPGLMADLLKKDIPEVQYAAGLEEGNDSFTFRSANKVLKMEGTYAGADFFRMFSYPLLQGTAQTALNTPAGIAISKKMAGIFFGTPAAAMGKTLRFENRKDLVVTAVFDNLPANASRTFDYLINWQQFVADYPGVKNFGNSGELTFVQLRPDADLARVNKKLKNVLEPYAPHKGDFRVEHYLQRFDEAYLHAHFTNGQVDGGRIAYVHLFSIVAIFVLLIACVNFMNLTTAQSVKRAREIGVRKVMGAVRGVLIRQFIGESLMLTTLAVIAALLLMVMVLPVFNQVTQKQIVLPFSDWIFWSKLIVLTLVTGLIAGSYPALFLSSFNPVKVLKGVLKIGQSAIWFRKGLVVFQFVLSSVLIIATIVVSKQVNYIQTTNIGYDKENLVYVPIEGDLGKNYEAFKNAALNMPGIASVSKMGTSPSFIDDGTTNIDWEDKNPNATVSFAFAAVGYDFIRTMKGSLIAGRDFSTSYPSDSVNYIINETALAKIGYTDPIGRTFTQWGVKGKIIGVVKDFHFESLHTRIRPMVIRLMETRRGDGYILARIKPGQTPAALAGIKSLCAKLNPAFPFSYTFSDQAYLKLYQSEAVVGTLSNGFAILAVFISCLGLLGLAMFTAQQRVKELGIRKVLGASVASLFKLMSGEFLALVAVALLVATPLAWYCVHVWLQGFAYQTPVPWWIFGLAAILMLGIALLTVSLQAIKAALVNPVKSLRSE; this is translated from the coding sequence ATGATCTTAAATTATTTCAAAATAGCCTGGCGAAATCTTGTAAGGAATAAGACCAATACCATTATCAACCTAACCGGCCTGGCCATTGGCTTGGCCTGTAGCCTGCTAATGTTGCTTTGGGTGCAAAGCGAGCTGAATGTAGATGCAGGGCACGCCAACGGCGCCTATTTATACAAGGTTTACGAACGCGAATACCTCGACGGTAAAGTTGAAGGCGATTACGACACGCCCGGATTAATGGCCGACCTGCTGAAAAAGGATATCCCCGAGGTACAATACGCCGCAGGCCTGGAAGAAGGGAATGACAGCTTCACTTTCCGGTCGGCTAATAAAGTGTTAAAGATGGAGGGTACCTATGCCGGTGCCGATTTTTTTCGGATGTTTAGCTACCCTTTGTTGCAGGGTACTGCCCAAACCGCGCTGAATACACCCGCCGGTATTGCCATATCTAAAAAAATGGCCGGTATATTTTTCGGCACACCCGCGGCGGCCATGGGTAAAACGCTGCGCTTTGAGAACCGTAAGGACCTGGTGGTAACGGCCGTGTTTGATAACCTGCCTGCCAACGCCTCGCGTACGTTTGATTATCTCATCAACTGGCAGCAATTTGTGGCCGATTACCCGGGCGTGAAAAACTTTGGTAACAGCGGCGAACTAACCTTTGTACAATTGCGCCCCGATGCCGACCTGGCCCGGGTAAATAAAAAACTAAAAAATGTGCTCGAACCTTATGCTCCGCATAAAGGCGATTTCCGCGTTGAGCACTACTTACAACGTTTTGACGAGGCTTATCTGCACGCGCATTTTACCAACGGACAGGTAGACGGCGGCCGCATAGCCTATGTGCATCTGTTTAGCATCGTAGCAATTTTTGTGCTGCTGATAGCCTGCGTAAACTTCATGAACCTAACCACCGCGCAATCGGTAAAGCGGGCACGCGAAATTGGTGTGCGTAAGGTAATGGGCGCGGTACGTGGCGTACTGATCCGGCAGTTTATTGGCGAATCGCTTATGCTTACCACCCTGGCTGTTATTGCCGCCCTGCTATTAATGGTGATGGTATTGCCGGTATTTAACCAGGTAACTCAAAAGCAAATCGTGCTGCCCTTTAGCGACTGGATATTTTGGAGCAAGCTGATCGTATTAACTTTAGTTACAGGCTTAATAGCGGGAAGTTACCCGGCGTTGTTCCTGTCGTCATTTAACCCGGTTAAGGTATTAAAGGGTGTGCTCAAAATCGGCCAAAGCGCTATTTGGTTTCGCAAGGGGCTGGTGGTTTTCCAGTTTGTGCTGTCATCGGTCTTGATCATCGCCACCATCGTGGTATCAAAACAGGTAAATTATATTCAAACCACCAATATTGGTTACGATAAGGAGAACCTGGTATACGTACCCATTGAGGGCGATCTTGGTAAAAATTACGAGGCTTTTAAAAACGCTGCTTTAAACATGCCCGGTATTGCATCGGTAAGTAAAATGGGCACTTCGCCATCGTTTATTGATGATGGCACCACAAATATCGACTGGGAAGATAAAAACCCCAATGCCACTGTTTCGTTTGCATTTGCCGCTGTGGGTTACGATTTTATCCGCACCATGAAGGGCAGTTTGATAGCGGGACGCGATTTTTCGACCAGTTACCCAAGCGATTCGGTAAACTATATTATTAACGAAACTGCTTTGGCTAAAATCGGATATACCGATCCTATCGGCCGCACTTTTACGCAATGGGGAGTTAAAGGCAAAATTATTGGTGTGGTAAAAGACTTCCACTTCGAATCGCTGCACACGCGGATCAGGCCGATGGTTATCCGATTAATGGAGACCCGCCGGGGCGATGGTTATATTTTAGCGCGGATAAAACCAGGGCAAACGCCGGCGGCGCTGGCCGGTATAAAAAGCCTGTGCGCCAAACTTAACCCTGCCTTCCCGTTTTCCTATACTTTTTCAGACCAGGCTTACTTAAAGCTTTACCAAAGTGAGGCCGTGGTGGGCACGCTCTCTAACGGGTTTGCCATATTGGCGGTATTTATTTCGTGCCTTGGCCTGCTGGGCCTGGCCATGTTTACCGCCCAGCAAAGGGTAAAGGAGTTGGGCATCCGCAAGGTTTTAGGCGCCAGCGTGGCCTCGCTGTTTAAATTAATGTCGGGCGAGTTTTTGGCATTGGTGGCAGTCGCCCTGCTGGTGGCTACGCCTTTGGCCTGGTATTGCGTGCATGTATGGCTGCAGGGCTTCGCCTACCAAACACCGGTACCGTGGTGGATATTCGGGTTAGCGGCCATACTAATGCTGGGCATCGCCCTGTTAACAGTCAGCTTGCAGGCTATTAAGGCAGCACTGGTTAACCCCGTGAAGAGCTTACGAAGCGAATAG